The genomic segment CAACCTGCCCAGAACAGATCGATGTTTTGCAAGGTTGGATAGAGAAACCTGGAGAAATGCTGGTCTGTTTGCCTCATAAGTTGATTGTTAAAATTGTTGGTGAAGACATTGAAAGTGATGAAGTAGATGTTAAAACTTATTAGTTCATGATAGAAAGGGTTATATCGATGTCCAGATATACACAGATAACCTATATTGGAATTCTTGTAGCTTTGGCTTTAGTTTTGCAGTTGGTAGAGGGGATGCTGCCCCTTCCATATATAGCTCCAGGTGTTAAATTGGGGTTAGCTAATATTGTTTCTTTGATTGCCATAATTTATTTTGGATTTAAAACAGCTTTTTTAGTTGTTCTATTTCGGACATTTATGGCTGCATTTTTGAGTGGACGTCCGTATGTTTTTCTCTATAGTGGAACTGGAGCTATTTTAAGTATATTGGTTATGGGATTTGTTTATTGGAGATTTCGGAAATATTTCAGTATTCAGGGTATAAGTATTTTTGGAGCGGTGGCCCATAATATAGGCCAGATTTTCATTGCCAGTCTTTTAATTGAGACAGTGAGTATTTTTTCATATTTACCCATTTTAATGGTCAGCGGAGTGATAACCGGATATTTTATCGGTTTGATTGTAAATTTGTTAAAGCGAGTATTAGATCCTACATTAAAGGGGAAATTTTAAGCAGGTGATAAAAAATGAAGGAATTATGGGATAAATATCCTATTTTAAAGAAACAATTAGAGGAGTTTGAACTCTATCTTTTAAAAATACTGGAAGTTCGGCAACCTTTAATCAGGGAAGCTATCCAGGAATTGGTGAAAGCAGGAGGAAAAAGGATTCGTCCTGCGTTGGTCCTGGTATCCGGTCAATTTGGAAGAATTTCTCATGAAGAACTATTTCCTATTGCTGCTGCTATAGAGATTATACATATGGCAACTCTGGTGCATGATGATATTATTGATGAAGCCAGGGTGCGGAGAGGTGTAGTTACTACTCAAGCTAAATATGGTAAAGATATTGCTGTTTTTACTGGGGATTATCTTTTCGCTAAATCTTTTTTACTTTTATCTGGAAAAGTTGACCAGGAATTTTTAAGACGGATTGCTAGATCGGTTAAATATATTTGTGAGGGAGAAATTGATCAATATCAGAATAGGTATAATTTAAATGTTAGTTATTTAAAATATTTCCGAAGGATCCGCAGAAAAACTGCCATTCTTTTTCAGGCCAGTTGTTTTTCTGGGGGTTTTAAGGCAAAATTGAAGAAAAAATACCAGATTGTACTGGCAAAATATGGTCATTATTTAGGGATGATCTTTCAAATAACTGATGATATTCTTGATGTGACCAGCAATCAGGAAGTAACGGGAAAACCAGTAGGTAATGATTTTAGTCAAGGAGTGTACACATTACCACTAATTTTTGCTCTGGAAGATAAAGAAGTTGGTCCGGAGCTTGGAAAAGCTTTAAAGGAAGAAGTAATAGATAAGGACAGAATTATTAAAATGATTCATTCTACCGATGCTTTAGAAAAGACAAAAAGGGTTATTGAATTTTATACTGAAAAAGCCAGGGCCGAGATTGAGAAATTGCCATCTTCAAAACCTGCAAGATTTCTTGAAGATTTGCTTTATTATATAGTTAGTCGTAATTATTAATAGTTTAAAAGGTGTTAAATAGAGAGCATATTAATTTAGATGAATTGCCAATTCTCAAATGTTGGCCCCGGGATGGTGGTAAATATATGACAATGTCGTTGGTTATTTGCAAAGATCCTTAGACTGAGATTCAAAGTCTGGTGATGTATATAAGTTACAGGTCTTTGATAAGAAAACAACCGGAAAGCACTAGCATGTGTATAAAGATGAGGCCCGAATTTTTAAGAAATATAAAAATTTGGGCGAGAATGGAGATAGTCGTAGTTATTGGTGCTTATTCTTCCACTGCTTTGCTGTTGCCGGGAATTAATAAGATTTTTTTGCTGTTTTTTAAAAAAATCCCCGAAGCGGGGATTTTTATTTTGGCTAAAGTTTTATTTAAGTGTAATCCATGGATCACCGCCCCATGGATTGGTTTATTAATTATAATTGTGATAAGGCCTTATTTCGACTTCAATCTTGCTAATATGGTTTAACGAAAATTTCTATGTCGCTCAAAATTGATTTTTTGCAGTATTATCATTTAATGTATAGTGAAAAAACCTAGCTCTCTAAACAATGTGATACCTGTCACTGATTGAAATAAGATTAACAGGCAAAATTAAATTAGAAAATATAAGAGGGGAGGATAATTATGAACATCAAAAAAATAGTTACAATTTTATCGTTTATCCTGGTTGTAGCTTTTGTTGCGGGTTGTACTTCTTTAACTGGGTTGAATGATGTAAGTTCTAATTTACCCCAGACAGGAAATTTGGTTTTATCAATTGTGGATGCACCTGCCAATACTTATAAAGAAGTTCATGTTAACATTTTAAAGGTTTTTCTCAAACCTGTAGGTGGAGGAGAATGGGTTCAGGTAGGTGATTACACTTCAGAGCCTTATGGAATTAATTTATTGGACCTTAGAATTAATGAATTAGTACTTCCTTCATCAGATGTTCCAGTGGGAGATTATGAAGAAATCTGGCTTGTATTGGATAAATCTGGATATTTTGTATATAATGATGATCCACTGACTCCTTATCCGTTGGTTGTAGGTGAGATAGAAGAAGAGGAGGATGACGAAGAAGATGGTATTTTGGGAAGTGATGAACAGGCTATTGAGATTGAATATCTATTTACAATTACAGAAGAGGCGATAACGGAAATTCTGATTGACTTTGACTTAACTGAACTGATTGAGCAAGATAAAGAAACGGGAGAATATTTTTTAAATACAGAAGCTGTAAGCGCTATGGATAAAGCTGAGGCTGGAGAGATAGAAGGTAAAGTTATTGCTGCAGATAGTACAGTGGATTATAATCCATTTGTTGATATATTAGTTACAGTTAAATTATATCCAGTATATCAAGAACAGGATCAAAATTCGGTTCCGGTAGCTTCTACCTGGGCTTTGTGGGAGGAAATGGATGATGAAGAAGAGGAGGATAAGATTGCAGAACCTGGTAAATTTAAATTAAGAGGAATTCCAGCTGGAACATATAAACTTGAAATTTCAGCTCCTGGCTATAATACAGTAACTATAAATAACCTGGTAATTGAAAATGGTGAAGAAATTGAAATTGGAGATGATGAAGAAGTCAACCAGAATTATGAGATTTCTGGTGGAACAATAAATGAAGAAGGATATATAGTTTTAGAGAAGGTTATTTAAAGAACGAAATATTCTATGGACACTTTACTGTGGTCAGTTATCTTTCTGACCACAGTCTTTTTTTCTGCAAAAAGCTAATTTTTCACTTTATAGTAAAGCTAATTTTTCACTTTATAGTAAAGCTAATTTTTCACTTTATAGTATAGAAGAAATTTTTCAAACCATTTAAAGTTCGATTTCAGTATAATCCATGGATTTTCGAGTCATGGATTGATTTATCAAATACTATGAATATGGCACTTCACTTTCAATCTCACTAAGAGACCGCCTGATTATTTTGGCAGTCTCTTATTTTTATGATATAATATAATATGATTAAACTGAAAAAAGCTAATTTTGAGCGATATATAAAGTTTTTCGTTAAACCATCTAAGGTTCGAAAAATTTCTTTATGAAGTGAAAATTAGCTTTTTGCAGTAAAATTATGATATAATAAATTCCAGTTTAAATTGTGGAGGAGAAGGCAAATGTTATTTTTGTCCAGAAATTTTTTGAACCGTTATCTGGAGGGTGAGATATTTCCTGATAAAGAAGCAAAGTTAGAAGAATTTCGTAAGGAGTATCTTTCCTGTTCCAGATGTCATTTAAGGGCCGGGTGTACTCAGGTAGTCTTTGGTGAAGGTAATCCACATACCAAACTGATGTTTGTTGGGGAAGGGCCAGGGGGAGATGAGGATATACAGGGTCGGCCTTTTGTGGGTAAAGCAGGCCAACTTTTGGATAAAATCCTTGAAGCAGCAGAGATTCCACGTAAGAAAGTTTATATCTCAAATGTTGTTAAGTGCCGCCCTCCCTATAACAGAAAACCAACTCCAGAAGAGATGAAAAAATGTTTAACTATACTTGCCGGTGAGATTCTCATTATTCGTCCAAAAATAATTGTTCTTTTGGGTTCTACTGCTTTACAGGGAACTATTGATCCAAAAGGCAGTATAACCAGAATGAGGGGAAAGTGGTTTGAGAAAGCCGGAATTAAATTTCTTCCAACCTATCATCCTGGGGCATTGCTTAGGGACGAGAGAAAAAAGCGGGATGTTTGGGAAGATTTTAAAAAAATCAGGGAAGTTTATAGAGCAATTGAAGGAAGCGAGTAGTTATATTATGATCAGTTCTGCTTTGGGAATGCAGTATTTTGGAGAAGAATAAAATCAGAAGGAAAAGAGAGTGGCAAAATATAATTTAGAGTTATTCTTTTATCCAGATAGAAAACAATTGACGGGTGTTTGTCAGATTATATTTTCCAATCAATCTTCCCGGACATTAGAGAAAATATATTTGCGTTTGGATTTGAATCGATCTCAGGATAATCAATTTTTAGAAAGGTTTGATCAGGATAGTAGATGGATGAGAAATTAAGGAATCAGTTGTTCATGGAGGCTTACGTACTTCTACTTTTGTAGCCAGGGATGTACCATCTTTTGGAGTTTTTTTTAGTGGAGAATTCTGGATAAAGGGCAAAAAGGGTGGAGTTGTAAGAATATGGCGATTATGCAGCCTATCGTAAAGCTTGAACTTAAGAATAGGGACTGGAATGGGTCGCTGGCCCATACCCTATGCCGGGGAGCCTATTGAGAAAATTTGAGATGGAAGGAATAATTTATTAAAGGACCATTAACAAAAGAAAGTTAAAGATTTTGTAGAGAGAAATAATCTGGACATTAAAGTAGAGTACCGTCTTTTAGATCTGATTTCGGAGTTAGGAGAGATGGCAAAAAGATTCTTAAAGTTACCGATTATAGAAAGACTAATTTTAATCCTTATGATAGAAGAACTGGGAGATCTTCTCTTTGCATTAATGATTAAATTGCAAAAAGCTAATTTTGAGCGACATTGAAATTTTTCGTTAAACCATCTTTAGTGATATTTCAATCGAAATAAGGCTTCATCACAGGATGTGATGAGCTAATCAAGGGTCAGGATGATCCATTGATTAGTGTGCCTTATTTCGATTGAAATCGGATTTTAGATGGTTCGAAAAATTTCTCTTGAAGCGAAAAATTAGCTTTTTGCAGTAAAATCGTTAATCTGTATTGCTAATTCTTCTAATATTTATCTGGATAATATTTTGGAGGAGACTCTTAAAAAATATAAGAAAAGAATTAGTTATGGTGGGACGCCGGATTCTAAACATGATTTATAAATATAAAAAATAGTACTAAAAAATTATACAAAAAGGAGTTTTTACTATGTCTCAAATCGAATTAATAGCTACTGCTGCTTTTGGATTAGAAGCTATTGTTGCAAGGGAAGTAAAAGATTTAGGCTATTCTGATGTGCAGGTTGAAAATGGTAGGGTTGTATTTTATGGGGATGAATTGGCGATTTGCCGGTCTAATCTATGGCTTCGCTGTGCTGATCGGGTTCTTATTAAGATGGGAGAATTTGAAGCTACTGATTTTGACCAACTCTTTGACAAAACTAGAGCACTACCCTGGCATGAATGGTTACCTAAAAATGCTAAATTTCCTGTCAAAGGGAAATCGGTTAAATCTAAACTACACAGCGTTCCAGCATGTCAGTCAGTGGTTAAAAAGGCTATAGTCGAAGAGATGAGTAAGCACTATGGTATACAACATTTTGAGGAGAATGGCCCGTTATTTACTATTGAAGTAACTCTTTATAAAGATGTGGCTACTCTGACAATTGATACATCGGGAGCAGGCCTACATAAACGAGGGTACCGAAATCTAAGTGCTAAAGCGCCTTTGAAGGAAACGCTGGCAGCAGCAATGATCTATATAAGCCGTTGGATGCCTGATTATCCGTTGGTTGATCCTATGTGCGGTTCGGGGACCATTCCCATAGAAGCTGCTATGATGGCAGCTAATATTGCACCTGGGCTTAAACGGGATTTTGCTGCTGAAAAATGGCCGCTGATTTCCAGTGGACTCTGGAAAAAGGCTAGAGAAGAAGCTAAGGATCTTATCAAATGGGATGATAATTTCTATCGTATTCTAGGATATGATATTGATGGAGAAGTATTAAAACTGGCACGTTATCATGCTGCAAGGGCCGGAGTAGAAGAATATACCGATTTTCACCGGCGGCCTGTGGCTGAATTAAAGTCGAGCAAAAAATATGGATATATTATCTGTAATCCGCCTTATGGTGAGCGTCTAAGTAATAGACATAAGGTCAAAAAATTATATCAGGAGATGGGAAGAGTTTTTGCAGAGTTAGGAGACGGTACATGGTCATTTTATATTCTTACTTCATTTAGGGATTTTGAGAAGTATTTTGGAACATATGCAAATAAAAAGCGGAAACTCTACAATGGGCGAATACAGGTTGATTATTATCAATATTATGGTTTGCACCCACTATTCAGGTAATAATAATTTATTAAATTATTTATCCCGAAAATCGGGATTTTTTTTTAATGCAAAAAATATGTTTTTGAAGGTTATAAATAACTTTGTGGGTCATAGTAGGGTAATAGAAAAGTATTTTGTTCAAAATAATAGAATTAAAAACATTTATATGATAAAATAAAGGTAGAAAGATTTATTAGGCAAGGGTAGAGTAGAAAGGAGGGGAATCTAAAAGATTAATCTATGGTTTCTGGAGGTGTTAAAGAATGAAAAAATTAAATTTTACTGAGTTAAAAGCTACATGTGACCCTTCAATATTTGATTTTAAAACAACTGAAGAATTAAAACCTTTTGAGGAAGGGATCATTGGTCAGAGACGAGCTGTTAAGGCAATGAATTTTGGCCTTAAAATCAAGCAAAAAGGTTATCATATTTTTATGGCTGGAATAACCGGAACTGGAAAGACAACCTATGCTAAAACCCTTATTAAAAATGAAGCCAGAAAGTATCCAGTACCTGATGATTGGTGTTACATCTATAACTTTGATAATCCTGAAATTCCAAAGGCTCTTAATCTTCCTGCTGGTATTGGAATAAAATTGAAAGAAGATATGGAAAAACTAATAGATGAGCTGAGAACAGATATCCCAAAAACATTTGAAAGTGAAGAGTATGAAAAACAGAGAAATCAAATAATGGATAAATATCAGGAACAATCAAACATGTTGATAATGGAATTTGAAGAAGAACTAAAAAAGGAAGGTTTTCTGCTTCAAAGAACAGGGAAGGGTATTTTTACCATACCTTTAAAAGATGGCCGACCTCTTAGTCAGGAAGATTTTGAACAAATGACAGAAGAAGAGAAAAACAATTTTAAAGAAAAAAGCAAACAGATTCAAATTCAAATGGAAGAGATCATGAGAAAGATTAGAAGGCTGGAGGTACAAGCAAGAGAAGAAATCGAACAGTTAGAGGAACGAGTATGTCTTTCTATTGTAAAACCCATAATAGACCATTTGAAAGATGACTATCAGAATTATCCCAGGATCTTAAAATATTTAAATGATGTACAGGAAGACATAATTAAAAACTTAGAAAAGTTTAAAGCTGAAGAAGAGATAGAAAATCCGTTGCTGTTAACTGTAAAAACCCGTCAAGATGAATCCTTTTTTACCCGTTATAAGGTTAACCTTTTGGTCAATAATAAAGAAACAAAAGGTGCTCCTGTTGTTATAGAAACGAACCCAACATATTATAATCTTTTTGGTAAAATTGAAGGTGAAAGTGAATTTGGTACTGTGGTAACTGATTTTACTATGATTAAGGGAGGAGCAGTTCACAGAGCTAATGGTGGATATTTGATATTACAGGCAAAAGATGTTTTATCCAATCCATTTGCCTGGGAGGCATTAAAAAGGACTCTAGCCAATCAGGAGATTCGTGTCGAAAATATTGGTGAACAGTTTAGAACGATTCCCACAACGACTTTAAAACCTGAACCGATACCATTGAATATAAAAGTAATATTAATCGGTAATCCTTTAATATATCAGCTCCTTTATGATTTTGACGAAGATTTCAAAAAGTTGTTTAAAATTAAAGCACATTTTGATGTTGAAATGGATAAAACCGAAGAAAATTTGAAAAAATTTGCTTGCTTTATTTCTTTCCAGTGTGAGAAAGAAGGATTAAGGCATTTTACTGCTGAAGCGGTTGCCAGGGTTGTGGAATACAGCAGTAGATTGGCAGAAAACCAGAAAAAACTGACAACAAGGTTTAACGAGATTGTAGAAATTCTCTATGAAGCCAGTGCATGGGCAGAAATTGATAACAGCAAATATGTAGAAGAAAGTCATGTAGAAGAAGCAATAAAAGAAAAGATCTATAGATCGAATCTTATGGAAGAAAAAATTCAAGAAATGATTGAAAATGGACATATCCTTATTGATACAGAAGGTGAAGAAGTCGGTCAGATCAATGGGTTATCAGTATATCAAACCGGAGAATACTCCTTCGGTCGGCCTTCAAGGATTACTGCTAGAACTTTTCTTGGTGAAAAAGGTGTTATTAACATAGAAAGAGAAGCAAAAATGAGTGGGAAAATCCATGATAAAGCAGTACTTATTTTATCCGGTTACCTTGGGGGTAAATATGCTAAAGATAAACCTCTAACCCTCTCGGCATCATTAGCTTTTGAACAGAGCTATGGAGGTATTGAAGGAGATAGTGCTTCCTGTGCAGAACTAATTGCTCTACTATCTGCTATATCTGGAATACCCGTCAGACAGGATTTTGCGATAACAGGTTCAATGAATCAAAAAGGGAAAGTTCAGCCAATTGGAGGAGTTAATCAAAAAATTGAAGGGTTCTACAAAGTTTGCAAAGCAAAAGGTCTTACTGGAACCCAGGGTGTGGTCATTCCCGTCCAAAACATCGAAAACCTAATGTTGGATAAAGAAATTATAGAAGCAGTAAAGGATGGTAAATTCCACATATATTCTGTAAAAGATATTGATGAAGCGATTGAAATCATGATGAAAAAACCTGCAGAAGAAGTACATAAAGAAGTAAATAAGAAATTAAAGGAATTGGCAAAAAAGGCGGAAAAATTCACTTCCAGAGCGGGTCAAACAGAAACAGAATAAAAGTTATGTTAAAAACCCTCTTATGTCTGATGAGAGGGTTTTTAACATGATTTTTTCGAACCTGTCTTTAATGTTTATTTACTTCAAGAAATTAAGTTGAAATTTGAACATAAATTTTTTAAAAATTATTTCGGCTCTCCGTCAAATGTTGTGAAAGATAAGTTGGCTCCGTTGAATTGATTGGTAAATTGATTTTGAAATAAACATTTAAATTTAATAACTTAACATTGCATTAAATACTCTTCTCCTTAGATTCATAACATTTGGAACACCATATCCAATCCTTTTGATCAATTTAATCTTGTTATTGATACCCTCAGCAAAGCCATTGGTTATCTTAGTCTTAAAATAATTTAGTATTTTTTCTTCCCATCTTTGTATTATCTTTTTTACCTGGTAAAAAGGCATCAGCTTGTTTTTTATTACTTCTTTATACCACCTTTTTAGAGCTCTGGTGGCTTCTTTCACATCATCTAGCTGCAATAGGTCTCTGAATTCCTCTTTTAATTCCCAGGCCTTTTCTAGAGCTGGACTGAGTTCAAATAATTTGATGAGCTTTTCATGTTCTTCATCTGTCAATTCTTCAGCTCGTTTTTGGAGTAATAAACGACTTTGAAAAAACTTTCTTCTCTGATGATTATTTACTGTTTGTTGAACTTGTTTTCTAACTTCATCAAGGGCTCTGTTCATTAAAGTTACAAGATGAAATTTATCTATAACAATTTTTGCATGAGTAAATGCTGCATTTGCTACTGCTTTGAACGGCCGCCACATATCCATAGAGATCGATTGAATCTGTCGTCTTTGTTCATCTTCCCAACAATTAAAGTAGTCAATTAAATCATCCTTTTTGCGAGTAGGTAAAATGTCAATTAACTCCCGATTAATTGGATCTGTAATGCTAACTCCATATTTATGGCGTTTTAAAACTGCAAATTCATCGATACTGATGGCTTTTAATTGACTAAGTTTTGAAACTTGTTGTTTAATGAGAGGGTCAACTACTTTTTTAACTGCATTATTAACAGCTGTATAACTTAACCCGTTTTCTCTAGCAACTTTAGAATAATCCTTGCTGACAGTTTCTTTAGCAAGATATTTATCAAAGCGTTTGGTTTTACGGGCAT from the Anoxybacter fermentans genome contains:
- a CDS encoding Gx transporter family protein — encoded protein: MSRYTQITYIGILVALALVLQLVEGMLPLPYIAPGVKLGLANIVSLIAIIYFGFKTAFLVVLFRTFMAAFLSGRPYVFLYSGTGAILSILVMGFVYWRFRKYFSIQGISIFGAVAHNIGQIFIASLLIETVSIFSYLPILMVSGVITGYFIGLIVNLLKRVLDPTLKGKF
- a CDS encoding polyprenyl synthetase family protein — encoded protein: MKELWDKYPILKKQLEEFELYLLKILEVRQPLIREAIQELVKAGGKRIRPALVLVSGQFGRISHEELFPIAAAIEIIHMATLVHDDIIDEARVRRGVVTTQAKYGKDIAVFTGDYLFAKSFLLLSGKVDQEFLRRIARSVKYICEGEIDQYQNRYNLNVSYLKYFRRIRRKTAILFQASCFSGGFKAKLKKKYQIVLAKYGHYLGMIFQITDDILDVTSNQEVTGKPVGNDFSQGVYTLPLIFALEDKEVGPELGKALKEEVIDKDRIIKMIHSTDALEKTKRVIEFYTEKARAEIEKLPSSKPARFLEDLLYYIVSRNY
- a CDS encoding UbiD family decarboxylase domain-containing protein: MLNREHINLDELPILKCWPRDGGKYMTMSLVICKDP
- a CDS encoding DUF4382 domain-containing protein: MNIKKIVTILSFILVVAFVAGCTSLTGLNDVSSNLPQTGNLVLSIVDAPANTYKEVHVNILKVFLKPVGGGEWVQVGDYTSEPYGINLLDLRINELVLPSSDVPVGDYEEIWLVLDKSGYFVYNDDPLTPYPLVVGEIEEEEDDEEDGILGSDEQAIEIEYLFTITEEAITEILIDFDLTELIEQDKETGEYFLNTEAVSAMDKAEAGEIEGKVIAADSTVDYNPFVDILVTVKLYPVYQEQDQNSVPVASTWALWEEMDDEEEEDKIAEPGKFKLRGIPAGTYKLEISAPGYNTVTINNLVIENGEEIEIGDDEEVNQNYEISGGTINEEGYIVLEKVI
- a CDS encoding uracil-DNA glycosylase, whose product is MLFLSRNFLNRYLEGEIFPDKEAKLEEFRKEYLSCSRCHLRAGCTQVVFGEGNPHTKLMFVGEGPGGDEDIQGRPFVGKAGQLLDKILEAAEIPRKKVYISNVVKCRPPYNRKPTPEEMKKCLTILAGEILIIRPKIIVLLGSTALQGTIDPKGSITRMRGKWFEKAGIKFLPTYHPGALLRDERKKRDVWEDFKKIREVYRAIEGSE
- a CDS encoding THUMP domain-containing class I SAM-dependent RNA methyltransferase, which gives rise to MSQIELIATAAFGLEAIVAREVKDLGYSDVQVENGRVVFYGDELAICRSNLWLRCADRVLIKMGEFEATDFDQLFDKTRALPWHEWLPKNAKFPVKGKSVKSKLHSVPACQSVVKKAIVEEMSKHYGIQHFEENGPLFTIEVTLYKDVATLTIDTSGAGLHKRGYRNLSAKAPLKETLAAAMIYISRWMPDYPLVDPMCGSGTIPIEAAMMAANIAPGLKRDFAAEKWPLISSGLWKKAREEAKDLIKWDDNFYRILGYDIDGEVLKLARYHAARAGVEEYTDFHRRPVAELKSSKKYGYIICNPPYGERLSNRHKVKKLYQEMGRVFAELGDGTWSFYILTSFRDFEKYFGTYANKKRKLYNGRIQVDYYQYYGLHPLFR
- a CDS encoding Lon protease family protein; its protein translation is MKKLNFTELKATCDPSIFDFKTTEELKPFEEGIIGQRRAVKAMNFGLKIKQKGYHIFMAGITGTGKTTYAKTLIKNEARKYPVPDDWCYIYNFDNPEIPKALNLPAGIGIKLKEDMEKLIDELRTDIPKTFESEEYEKQRNQIMDKYQEQSNMLIMEFEEELKKEGFLLQRTGKGIFTIPLKDGRPLSQEDFEQMTEEEKNNFKEKSKQIQIQMEEIMRKIRRLEVQAREEIEQLEERVCLSIVKPIIDHLKDDYQNYPRILKYLNDVQEDIIKNLEKFKAEEEIENPLLLTVKTRQDESFFTRYKVNLLVNNKETKGAPVVIETNPTYYNLFGKIEGESEFGTVVTDFTMIKGGAVHRANGGYLILQAKDVLSNPFAWEALKRTLANQEIRVENIGEQFRTIPTTTLKPEPIPLNIKVILIGNPLIYQLLYDFDEDFKKLFKIKAHFDVEMDKTEENLKKFACFISFQCEKEGLRHFTAEAVARVVEYSSRLAENQKKLTTRFNEIVEILYEASAWAEIDNSKYVEESHVEEAIKEKIYRSNLMEEKIQEMIENGHILIDTEGEEVGQINGLSVYQTGEYSFGRPSRITARTFLGEKGVINIEREAKMSGKIHDKAVLILSGYLGGKYAKDKPLTLSASLAFEQSYGGIEGDSASCAELIALLSAISGIPVRQDFAITGSMNQKGKVQPIGGVNQKIEGFYKVCKAKGLTGTQGVVIPVQNIENLMLDKEIIEAVKDGKFHIYSVKDIDEAIEIMMKKPAEEVHKEVNKKLKELAKKAEKFTSRAGQTETE
- a CDS encoding ISL3 family transposase; the protein is MQYNNIIKFLDLPDIIATEIISTEDRYIFIAEAKKNHIVCPQCGNITNKIHDTKWQNIRDIPIRGKLVIIRLLKKRYRCPYCHKRGIPEKYESIDKYARKTKRFDKYLAKETVSKDYSKVARENGLSYTAVNNAVKKVVDPLIKQQVSKLSQLKAISIDEFAVLKRHKYGVSITDPINRELIDILPTRKKDDLIDYFNCWEDEQRRQIQSISMDMWRPFKAVANAAFTHAKIVIDKFHLVTLMNRALDEVRKQVQQTVNNHQRRKFFQSRLLLQKRAEELTDEEHEKLIKLFELSPALEKAWELKEEFRDLLQLDDVKEATRALKRWYKEVIKNKLMPFYQVKKIIQRWEEKILNYFKTKITNGFAEGINNKIKLIKRIGYGVPNVMNLRRRVFNAMLSY